A window from Fibrobacter sp. UWB11 encodes these proteins:
- a CDS encoding glutamine--tRNA ligase/YqeY domain fusion protein: protein MEIPESSNFIQDIIVNDLQTGKRDHVLTRFPPEPNGYIHIGHAKSICLNFGTAKKFGGFTNLRFDDTNPTKEDVEYVDSIREDVKWLGFEWKEEFFASDYYDQIYAFAEKMIEMGKAYVEDLTRDEMQEYRGNDAGKPSRPSPYRDRSVEENMKLFHEMRDGKYADGEKCLRAKVDLASPNMNMRDPVIYRIKHCTHHRTGDKWCIYPMYDFAHPISDWIEGITHSICTLEFEAHRPLYDWFLIELGLQNRPQQIEFARLNLTYTMMSKRKLLELVQTKAVLGWNDPRMPTVCGFRRRGFTPSSIREFCSRIGVSKADSMVDVNLLYFCIREELNQTANRVMAVIDPVKLVIDNWEAGKVEMIEVENNPNDPNAGTRKVPFSGELYIEADDFMEEPPKKYFRLKPEGEVRLKGAYFVTCKSVEKDADGKVKVIHCVYDPLSKGGESPDGRKVKGTIHWVSAAHAVDAEVRLIDNLFTLEDPAQVPEGEDWHDYLNPNSMVIKQAKVEPALADAKLEDRFQFMRQGYFCLDSEDSKPGHLVFNRTVGLKDSFNPTK, encoded by the coding sequence ATGGAAATCCCCGAATCTTCGAATTTTATTCAGGACATTATCGTTAACGACCTCCAAACCGGCAAGCGCGATCACGTGCTGACGCGTTTCCCGCCCGAACCGAACGGCTACATTCACATTGGCCATGCCAAGTCCATCTGCTTGAACTTCGGCACCGCCAAAAAGTTCGGTGGCTTTACGAACCTCCGCTTCGACGACACGAACCCGACCAAGGAAGACGTGGAATACGTCGATTCTATCCGTGAAGACGTGAAGTGGCTCGGCTTTGAATGGAAAGAAGAATTTTTCGCAAGCGACTACTACGACCAGATTTACGCCTTTGCCGAAAAGATGATTGAAATGGGTAAGGCTTACGTCGAAGATTTGACTCGCGACGAAATGCAGGAATACCGCGGCAATGACGCCGGCAAGCCATCCCGCCCGAGCCCCTACCGCGACCGCAGCGTTGAAGAGAACATGAAGCTCTTCCACGAAATGCGCGACGGCAAGTACGCCGACGGCGAAAAGTGCCTCCGTGCCAAGGTCGACCTCGCAAGCCCGAACATGAACATGCGCGATCCGGTCATCTACCGCATCAAGCATTGCACGCACCATCGCACTGGCGACAAGTGGTGCATCTACCCGATGTATGACTTTGCCCACCCGATCAGCGACTGGATTGAAGGCATCACGCACTCCATCTGCACGCTCGAGTTCGAAGCCCACCGTCCGCTTTATGATTGGTTCCTCATTGAACTTGGTTTGCAGAACCGTCCGCAGCAGATTGAATTTGCTCGTTTGAACCTCACGTACACGATGATGAGCAAACGCAAGCTCCTCGAACTTGTGCAGACAAAGGCTGTGCTTGGCTGGAACGACCCGCGTATGCCGACCGTTTGCGGTTTCCGCCGCCGTGGCTTTACCCCGAGTTCCATCCGTGAGTTCTGCAGCCGCATCGGTGTTTCCAAGGCCGATTCCATGGTCGACGTGAACCTCCTTTACTTCTGCATCCGCGAAGAATTGAACCAGACCGCTAACCGCGTGATGGCCGTGATTGATCCGGTCAAGCTCGTGATTGACAACTGGGAAGCAGGCAAGGTCGAAATGATCGAAGTCGAGAACAACCCGAACGACCCGAATGCCGGTACGCGCAAGGTTCCGTTCAGCGGTGAACTCTACATCGAAGCTGATGACTTTATGGAAGAACCGCCGAAGAAGTACTTCCGCTTGAAGCCGGAAGGCGAAGTCCGCCTCAAGGGTGCTTACTTTGTCACTTGCAAGAGTGTCGAAAAGGATGCAGACGGCAAGGTCAAGGTGATCCACTGCGTTTATGACCCGCTCAGCAAGGGTGGCGAATCTCCGGATGGCCGCAAGGTCAAGGGCACGATCCACTGGGTTTCTGCCGCACACGCTGTGGATGCCGAAGTGCGCCTCATTGATAACTTGTTCACGCTCGAAGATCCTGCCCAGGTCCCGGAAGGCGAAGACTGGCACGATTACCTGAACCCGAATTCCATGGTCATTAAGCAAGCCAAGGTGGAACCCGCTCTCGCCGATGCCAAGCTCGAAGACCGTTTCCAGTTCATGCGTCAGGGCTACTTCTGCCTTGATAGCGAAGACTCCAAGCCGGGTCACCTCGTGTTTAACAGAACTGTGGGATTGAAAGACAGCTTTAATCCAACAAAGTAA
- a CDS encoding DMT family transporter, with product MANIGYSFLLVLAAFLWGSTFVAQIEGNDIGPFAFVCMRNFIATGVLFGLANILDKLGKNPRRPKNKEDRRKLWKAGLFCGLTLFFAMNLQQTGLYLGCSAGKAGFLTTCYIIFVPILSLFFGKRISTKIWLCVAITVVGLYLLCIKGDFSIEISDTVLLLCALAFASHILVIDRFGTHVDNIRLSAIQFLVVATLSIFPMFFVDLKGNFAGFGNIVEVYSHFKPWIPLLYAAILSSCVAFTLQIIAQNKIRPTLASLLMSLESVFSVISGWAVLGERFTLQEGIGCVLMFTAVILAQIDFKHH from the coding sequence ATGGCAAATATTGGATATAGCTTTTTACTGGTTCTGGCAGCATTCCTTTGGGGATCGACCTTTGTCGCACAAATTGAGGGGAACGACATCGGTCCGTTCGCTTTCGTATGCATGCGTAATTTTATTGCAACCGGAGTCCTTTTCGGGCTCGCCAACATTTTAGACAAACTTGGTAAAAATCCAAGGCGCCCCAAGAACAAAGAAGACCGTCGCAAGCTCTGGAAAGCAGGCTTATTCTGCGGGCTTACGCTTTTCTTTGCGATGAACTTGCAACAGACGGGGCTTTACCTGGGGTGCTCGGCCGGGAAAGCGGGGTTCCTCACCACTTGCTACATCATTTTCGTCCCGATTCTAAGCCTGTTTTTCGGCAAGAGGATTTCTACTAAGATTTGGCTTTGCGTAGCCATTACAGTCGTAGGACTTTATCTGCTCTGCATCAAGGGCGATTTTTCAATCGAGATTTCCGATACAGTTCTGCTATTGTGCGCACTCGCCTTTGCAAGCCACATTTTGGTCATTGACCGGTTCGGCACTCACGTCGACAACATTCGACTTTCGGCAATCCAGTTTCTCGTGGTTGCAACACTTTCGATTTTCCCGATGTTTTTCGTGGACTTAAAAGGGAATTTCGCGGGTTTCGGCAACATTGTCGAAGTCTATTCGCATTTCAAGCCGTGGATTCCGCTTTTATATGCGGCCATCCTTTCGAGTTGCGTGGCATTCACTTTGCAGATTATTGCACAAAATAAAATTAGGCCCACCCTAGCATCGCTATTGATGAGCCTTGAATCTGTTTTTTCTGTAATTTCTGGATGGGCGGTTCTTGGCGAACGATTCACACTTCAAGAAGGAATCGGCTGCGTGCTAATGTTCACCGCCGTCATCCTTGCGCAAATCGATTTTAAGCACCATTAA
- a CDS encoding Na+/H+ antiporter NhaC family protein has translation MEQAANTVMAYGTFWALVPALVAIILALVSKEVYSSLFVGVIVGGLLLCQGTGSGFFDAVFKNGLIAKVADPYNVGILVFLVMLGAMVALMNRAGGSAAFGNWAKAHIKSKVGAQIATVCFGILIFIDDYFNCLTVGSVMRPVTDRFKVSHEKLAYLIDSTAAPICIIAPISSWAAAVSGFVEGEDGLTLFIKAIPFNFYALLTIFTLFLVVFWNVNIGPMKKFESDDNAMDAKLEALNLMETKGGVLDLVIPIASLIVFCVLGMIYTGGYFASGDAAKGFVDAFASSDASVGLAIGSFGAFIFTVCFYMSRRVLRFNHCMACLPDGFKAMVPAILILALAWTLKGTTDALGAKEFVAGLVKGGASGFMNFMPAIIFVIAAFLAFATGTSWGTFGILIPIVVAAFGGVDYSLMIISISACMAGAVCGDHSSPISDTTIMASAGAECNHVNHVNTQIPYVLVVAAISFITYIVAGLTRSAVLSLLFGFVLTFGTLVLLKKRAKKKG, from the coding sequence ATGGAACAGGCCGCAAATACTGTAATGGCTTACGGAACCTTTTGGGCTCTCGTGCCGGCTCTTGTCGCAATTATTCTAGCCCTTGTCAGTAAAGAAGTTTACTCATCGCTTTTTGTGGGCGTCATTGTCGGTGGGCTCCTTCTTTGTCAAGGAACTGGCTCGGGATTCTTTGATGCCGTTTTCAAGAATGGCTTGATTGCAAAAGTTGCAGACCCTTATAACGTGGGTATTCTCGTGTTCCTTGTTATGTTGGGGGCTATGGTTGCGCTCATGAACAGGGCGGGTGGTTCTGCTGCATTTGGCAACTGGGCCAAGGCTCATATTAAGTCTAAAGTCGGTGCGCAGATTGCAACGGTTTGCTTTGGCATCTTGATTTTTATCGATGACTATTTCAATTGCCTCACGGTCGGTAGCGTGATGCGTCCGGTGACGGACCGCTTCAAGGTGAGCCATGAAAAACTCGCATACTTGATTGATTCTACGGCGGCGCCTATTTGCATTATCGCTCCCATCAGTTCTTGGGCTGCAGCGGTTTCGGGATTCGTGGAAGGCGAGGATGGACTCACTCTTTTCATCAAGGCGATTCCTTTTAACTTCTATGCTTTGTTGACTATTTTTACTTTGTTCCTTGTTGTCTTTTGGAATGTGAATATCGGACCGATGAAAAAGTTTGAATCGGATGATAATGCGATGGATGCAAAACTGGAAGCGTTGAACTTGATGGAGACTAAGGGTGGTGTTCTCGACCTTGTGATTCCGATTGCATCCTTGATTGTGTTCTGCGTGCTTGGCATGATTTATACTGGCGGTTATTTTGCATCAGGCGATGCGGCGAAGGGCTTTGTCGATGCGTTTGCTTCAAGCGATGCTTCTGTCGGTCTTGCGATTGGTTCGTTTGGTGCGTTTATCTTTACCGTATGTTTCTACATGAGCCGCCGCGTGTTGCGCTTTAACCATTGCATGGCCTGCTTGCCGGATGGCTTCAAGGCGATGGTTCCTGCAATTTTGATTTTGGCTTTGGCATGGACTCTCAAGGGCACGACGGATGCACTTGGCGCGAAGGAATTTGTGGCTGGCCTTGTAAAAGGTGGCGCTTCTGGATTCATGAACTTTATGCCGGCGATTATTTTTGTGATTGCTGCGTTCCTCGCTTTTGCGACAGGAACTTCCTGGGGCACGTTCGGAATCCTCATCCCGATTGTCGTTGCAGCCTTTGGTGGCGTGGATTACAGCCTCATGATTATTTCCATTTCGGCTTGTATGGCGGGTGCCGTTTGCGGTGACCACAGTTCTCCGATTTCGGATACGACGATTATGGCAAGTGCCGGTGCGGAATGTAATCACGTGAATCACGTCAATACACAAATCCCGTATGTACTTGTTGTGGCGGCAATTTCGTTCATCACTTACATTGTCGCGGGGTTAACCCGTAGCGCTGTACTTTCGTTGTTGTTCGGCTTTGTGCTTACCTTTGGCACGCTTGTGTTGCTTAAAAAGCGTGCTAAGAAAAAAGGTTAA
- a CDS encoding DUF1565 domain-containing protein: protein MKSIKFIAAVAAFCFVGQSFATDWYVSPNGKNKNEGKSTSAPLKNIWKAIELASDGDVIRVAAGNYNGQMKQGWIKLDKPVSIIGGYSDDFSSRDVVKNKTLFQPTNEMNGTKGQGILHLNYKGANSKVVIDGFIFDQGEANSYHPVEGKPEGVETGMWLEPPSKGNTTFPSLNNYSLYGENSEGELTIQNCVFVNAGNIALNLNHVAGKVKVLNNIFIANRIVGANVQAKQNKVDAVDYEFAYNTVMFTWTRTKLFEDMGYGVRANTNCITRVHNNILALNMMAGFDNTKGDPKSKKVYLDKNAFILNKKGDVTVTVSPNILWLNVADGAFEDLEDAPSIQSLNGNISISDPSIFKGKINQAYLEGFLNATYTEQASYNENSPANLFRAAMGLNKQGSIKSKVSMFMNKYPMEEALNLFGLMEGYGAQKQK, encoded by the coding sequence ATGAAATCCATTAAATTCATAGCTGCAGTAGCTGCATTTTGTTTCGTAGGTCAATCATTCGCAACAGACTGGTACGTAAGCCCAAACGGCAAAAATAAAAACGAAGGAAAATCAACATCCGCCCCGCTCAAAAACATTTGGAAGGCTATAGAACTCGCATCTGACGGAGATGTCATCCGCGTAGCAGCTGGTAATTATAATGGCCAGATGAAGCAGGGATGGATCAAGCTCGACAAGCCCGTGTCCATCATCGGCGGCTACTCGGACGATTTTTCCAGTCGCGATGTCGTTAAGAACAAGACCTTGTTCCAGCCGACGAACGAAATGAACGGCACCAAAGGCCAAGGAATTCTTCACCTCAATTACAAGGGCGCAAATTCCAAAGTCGTCATCGACGGATTCATTTTTGACCAAGGCGAAGCAAACAGCTACCACCCGGTTGAAGGCAAACCCGAAGGTGTCGAAACCGGCATGTGGCTTGAACCTCCGTCCAAGGGAAACACAACTTTCCCCTCCCTTAACAATTATAGCCTCTATGGTGAAAACTCTGAAGGCGAGCTTACCATTCAAAACTGCGTCTTTGTAAATGCCGGAAACATTGCATTGAACTTAAACCATGTCGCAGGCAAGGTCAAAGTTTTGAACAACATTTTTATTGCCAATAGAATCGTTGGCGCAAATGTGCAAGCCAAGCAAAACAAAGTCGACGCCGTCGATTATGAATTTGCCTATAATACCGTAATGTTCACCTGGACTCGCACCAAGTTGTTCGAAGACATGGGCTACGGCGTACGCGCCAACACGAACTGCATTACCCGAGTTCATAACAACATCTTAGCCCTCAACATGATGGCTGGTTTCGACAACACCAAGGGTGACCCAAAATCAAAGAAGGTCTATCTCGACAAGAACGCCTTCATCCTGAACAAGAAGGGTGACGTCACTGTTACTGTGAGCCCGAACATCCTTTGGCTTAATGTCGCCGATGGTGCATTCGAAGACTTGGAAGACGCTCCGAGCATCCAAAGCCTCAATGGAAACATTTCCATTAGCGATCCGAGCATATTCAAGGGAAAAATCAACCAGGCTTATTTGGAAGGTTTCTTAAACGCTACTTACACGGAACAGGCTTCGTACAACGAAAATTCCCCGGCAAATCTTTTCAGAGCCGCTATGGGTCTCAACAAGCAGGGTTCCATCAAGTCTAAGGTATCTATGTTCATGAACAAGTACCCGATGGAAGAAGCTCTAAACCTCTTTGGACTCATGGAAGGTTACGGCGCTCAAAAGCAAAAGTAA
- the thiC gene encoding phosphomethylpyrimidine synthase ThiC, which translates to MSESNGFFKPFPQSRKIYVPGKIFPDLKVAMREISLDDPKCPVLPVYDTSGAYGDPDKTIDVKKGLERIREPWIRERLEKDGAHKTQMQYAREGVITREMEYVAIRENQKMDEIFGSNGDAITPEFVRKELAEGRAIIPANVNHPECEPMIIGRNFLTKINSNIGNSSVASSIEQEVEKMVWSVRWGADTVMDLSTGKDIHETREWILRNSPVPIGTVPMYQALEKVNGIADDLTWEVFRDTLIEQAEQGVDYFTIHAGLLLKYVPFALERTTGIVSRGGSIIARWCMVHNQENFLYTHFDEICDILAKYDVCVSLGDGLRPGSIADANDMAQFSELDTLGELTEIAWKKGVQVIIEGPGHVPMHKIRENMDRQIEMCHNAPFYTLGPLTTDIAPGYDHITSAIGAAMIGWFGTAMLCYVTPKEHLGLPDKNDVREGVVTYKLAAHAADLAKGHFAAHFRDDALSRARFSFRWNDQFALSLDPERAVEFHDETLPGNNAKSSHFCSMCGPKFCSMRISRDIQEYVKTGKLDPKSDPLK; encoded by the coding sequence ATGTCTGAATCTAACGGCTTTTTCAAGCCTTTTCCGCAGTCTCGCAAGATTTATGTACCCGGTAAGATTTTCCCGGACTTGAAAGTCGCCATGCGCGAAATTTCGCTCGACGACCCGAAATGCCCTGTTCTCCCTGTTTACGATACGAGTGGCGCTTATGGCGACCCCGACAAGACGATTGATGTAAAGAAAGGACTTGAACGCATTCGTGAACCGTGGATCCGCGAACGCTTGGAAAAAGACGGAGCCCACAAGACTCAGATGCAGTACGCCCGCGAAGGCGTCATCACTCGCGAAATGGAATACGTTGCCATCCGCGAAAACCAAAAGATGGACGAAATTTTTGGCAGCAACGGCGATGCCATTACGCCGGAATTCGTGCGCAAGGAACTCGCCGAAGGCCGCGCCATCATCCCTGCCAACGTGAACCACCCGGAATGCGAACCGATGATTATCGGTCGAAACTTCCTCACAAAGATTAACTCCAACATCGGCAACTCTTCTGTCGCTTCTTCCATTGAACAGGAAGTCGAAAAGATGGTCTGGTCCGTGCGCTGGGGTGCAGACACGGTGATGGACCTCTCGACCGGCAAGGACATTCACGAAACGCGCGAATGGATTTTGCGCAACAGCCCGGTACCTATAGGAACCGTGCCAATGTACCAGGCACTCGAAAAGGTGAACGGCATTGCCGACGACCTCACGTGGGAAGTGTTCCGCGATACGCTTATTGAACAGGCCGAACAAGGCGTCGACTACTTTACGATCCACGCAGGACTTTTGCTCAAGTATGTACCGTTCGCTTTGGAACGCACGACGGGCATCGTGAGCCGTGGCGGTTCTATCATCGCCCGCTGGTGCATGGTGCACAACCAGGAAAACTTCCTTTACACGCATTTCGACGAAATCTGCGACATTCTCGCCAAATACGACGTTTGCGTTTCCTTGGGCGACGGACTCCGTCCGGGTTCCATTGCAGATGCAAACGACATGGCACAGTTCTCTGAACTCGACACGCTCGGCGAACTCACCGAAATTGCTTGGAAGAAGGGCGTTCAGGTCATCATTGAAGGTCCGGGTCACGTGCCGATGCACAAGATTCGTGAAAACATGGACCGCCAGATTGAAATGTGCCACAATGCGCCGTTCTACACGCTTGGCCCTCTCACCACGGATATCGCTCCGGGTTACGACCACATCACGTCCGCTATCGGTGCCGCAATGATTGGCTGGTTCGGAACCGCCATGCTCTGCTACGTGACGCCGAAGGAACACTTGGGCCTCCCGGACAAGAACGACGTGCGTGAAGGCGTGGTGACATACAAACTCGCCGCCCATGCCGCAGACCTTGCCAAGGGCCACTTTGCCGCCCACTTCCGCGATGACGCGCTTTCGCGCGCCCGTTTCAGCTTCCGCTGGAACGACCAGTTCGCGCTTTCGCTCGACCCGGAACGCGCTGTGGAATTCCACGATGAAACGCTCCCCGGCAACAACGCAAAGTCATCGCACTTCTGCTCGATGTGCGGACCGAAATTCTGCTCGATGCGCATTTCCCGCGACATCCAGGAATACGTGAAAACCGGCAAACTCGACCCGAAGAGCGATCCGCTTAAGTAA
- a CDS encoding AAA family ATPase, with the protein MENARKILNEFIKNKFSDQNELKKELFKAGVAALDEGWTFMDATFQLGGKARDEGLSADEVETILRNAFSEEKRRTEREEEQKAAAQAASQSAQTPQAQAAAAQPGVAQGVAPGMAPGYTTMGPTVISPISATMMQQMIALGLDNQSLELLQNFKIDPEALSIPWPASDWRKDFAKLLAATFKPDETIEFKISNTPKGSRELVSNIIGQDEALKKIMKQLDSPDGALLTINAVGSGNADATDESWRYRYVVVDNPKMTLAKQLAYYKALNLPCAALVNTGANSVQAWIKIEATDQEEYNERVDFLFQTLESQGFKVDEGNRNPNQMVRMPGVLRNGKQQYLIALEQGAKNFTEWREWAEYSLDGKPLIELASDSEEAPKKDVTIIENVLRAGEFFLFTAPPKSGKSLALLDMALSICYGEDWFGNTTNENDVLFINMELTKSVFLNRLFTLGEKRKLQANTPKFGFLNLRGTALSPLEIAQLIAKRIQGAKKLENHDYKVVVIDPISAVLHNPKSARLSGSPHQNLMQMVDSIIALTGCAVVTSCNINEYPYLEARADSVMSLSPVEGSLNMYQINGSFREFPKTLAKECSWIYPRFIV; encoded by the coding sequence ATGGAAAACGCAAGAAAAATTCTCAACGAGTTTATCAAGAACAAGTTCTCTGACCAGAATGAGTTGAAGAAAGAATTGTTCAAAGCCGGCGTTGCAGCCTTGGATGAGGGCTGGACGTTCATGGACGCCACATTCCAGTTGGGCGGGAAAGCTAGGGACGAAGGGCTCTCGGCAGATGAAGTAGAAACGATTTTGCGAAACGCATTCTCCGAAGAAAAACGGAGAACAGAGCGCGAAGAAGAACAAAAAGCCGCAGCACAAGCCGCTTCGCAATCCGCACAAACTCCGCAAGCACAAGCTGCAGCAGCGCAGCCAGGAGTAGCTCAAGGGGTTGCACCGGGCATGGCTCCAGGTTATACAACCATGGGACCAACAGTCATCTCGCCCATTTCGGCAACGATGATGCAGCAGATGATTGCACTCGGTCTCGACAACCAGTCTCTTGAATTGTTGCAAAACTTCAAGATTGACCCTGAAGCGCTTTCAATCCCGTGGCCTGCTTCGGACTGGCGCAAGGACTTTGCAAAGCTCCTTGCGGCAACGTTCAAACCAGACGAAACAATCGAATTCAAGATTTCGAACACGCCAAAAGGTTCTCGCGAGCTCGTCTCGAACATTATCGGCCAGGACGAAGCGCTCAAGAAAATCATGAAGCAGCTCGACAGCCCCGATGGAGCGCTGTTGACAATCAATGCCGTAGGCAGCGGAAACGCCGATGCAACCGACGAAAGTTGGCGTTACCGTTATGTTGTCGTCGACAATCCGAAGATGACGCTCGCAAAGCAGCTCGCCTACTACAAGGCATTGAACCTTCCCTGTGCCGCCCTCGTGAACACGGGTGCAAACTCCGTACAGGCTTGGATCAAAATCGAAGCGACCGACCAGGAAGAATACAACGAGCGTGTCGATTTCCTTTTCCAGACGCTCGAATCGCAAGGCTTTAAAGTCGATGAAGGCAACCGCAACCCTAACCAGATGGTTCGCATGCCGGGCGTACTCCGCAATGGCAAGCAGCAGTACCTTATCGCTTTGGAACAAGGCGCCAAGAACTTCACGGAATGGCGTGAATGGGCCGAATACTCACTCGACGGAAAACCGCTCATCGAACTTGCAAGCGATAGCGAAGAAGCACCGAAGAAAGACGTTACCATTATCGAAAACGTGCTACGCGCCGGTGAATTTTTCTTGTTCACGGCACCTCCGAAAAGCGGAAAATCGCTTGCCCTTTTGGACATGGCTCTTTCGATATGCTATGGCGAAGACTGGTTCGGCAACACGACAAACGAAAACGACGTTTTGTTCATTAACATGGAACTCACCAAGTCCGTATTCTTGAACCGTCTGTTTACACTTGGCGAAAAACGCAAGCTCCAAGCGAATACACCCAAGTTCGGTTTCTTGAACCTCCGCGGAACAGCTCTTTCACCGCTTGAAATCGCACAACTTATTGCCAAAAGAATTCAAGGCGCCAAGAAGCTCGAAAACCACGATTACAAAGTCGTCGTTATCGACCCGATTTCGGCAGTTCTTCACAATCCCAAGTCTGCAAGACTTAGCGGATCACCGCACCAGAACCTCATGCAAATGGTGGATTCTATCATAGCCCTCACAGGCTGTGCAGTCGTAACTTCGTGCAACATAAACGAATACCCCTACCTCGAAGCACGTGCCGACAGCGTCATGTCGCTCTCGCCTGTAGAAGGTAGCCTGAACATGTACCAGATTAACGGTTCGTTCCGCGAATTTCCGAAGACTCTCGCCAAGGAATGTTCCTGGATTTATCCTAGATTTATAGTTTAA
- a CDS encoding LysM peptidoglycan-binding domain-containing protein, translating to MRFLKCASICLGLSALIASAYVVKKGDTLWDISGEFLNNPFAWPDLWENNRHIEDPHWIYPGDSIYLGEGIKDDGYRLPKTKPCEAAIADSNLPKNIKAVGCDERDARNGDFENMLGNLRDKDKKQKKKKAADAYFYQKRPEPKIFNGYYQILAPEIYTLDSIKKDKRYFSIQSGEKKVPIIHIPESEVVVGIGRKTDANVKKGDLIEILDARAIEVPTNNSKSYDNFALVRLSGYAKITAVGDTLSRAKIVQSFREIKIDHSKARLKQPLNILNVSSYTPVPEAKIEEMAMIRYTMDPMLIIGSYAYILVDKGAKQGYNTGDAIAIWSEDKTDAGLPPRLLGRGVIARASDNESTVLVREIYSNSRRIEIGHKVSVTHQTNLVQ from the coding sequence ATGCGATTTCTAAAATGCGCTTCGATCTGCCTTGGTCTTTCGGCTCTAATTGCATCTGCCTATGTGGTAAAAAAAGGCGATACCCTTTGGGACATCAGTGGCGAATTTTTAAACAATCCGTTTGCCTGGCCGGACCTTTGGGAAAATAACAGACACATTGAAGACCCGCACTGGATTTATCCAGGTGACTCCATCTATTTAGGTGAAGGCATTAAAGACGACGGTTACCGTCTCCCGAAGACAAAACCGTGCGAAGCGGCCATCGCCGATTCCAACTTGCCGAAAAACATCAAGGCCGTAGGCTGCGATGAACGAGACGCCCGCAATGGCGATTTCGAAAACATGCTTGGAAATCTCCGCGACAAGGACAAGAAGCAAAAGAAGAAAAAGGCTGCTGACGCCTATTTCTACCAGAAGCGCCCTGAGCCAAAGATTTTCAACGGCTATTACCAGATTCTCGCTCCCGAAATCTACACGCTCGATTCCATCAAGAAGGACAAGCGCTACTTCTCTATCCAATCCGGCGAAAAGAAAGTACCGATTATCCATATTCCTGAATCCGAAGTCGTTGTGGGCATTGGCCGCAAGACGGACGCAAACGTCAAAAAAGGCGACTTGATCGAAATTCTCGATGCACGCGCCATTGAAGTGCCGACCAACAATAGCAAGAGCTACGACAACTTTGCACTGGTCAGACTTTCGGGCTACGCCAAGATTACCGCCGTGGGCGATACGCTCTCTAGAGCAAAGATTGTCCAAAGTTTCAGGGAAATCAAGATAGACCATTCCAAGGCCCGTCTGAAACAGCCACTCAATATTTTGAACGTGTCCAGCTATACCCCCGTTCCCGAAGCAAAGATTGAAGAAATGGCAATGATCCGTTACACGATGGACCCGATGCTCATTATCGGCTCTTACGCCTATATCTTGGTAGACAAAGGTGCAAAGCAAGGCTATAACACTGGTGATGCCATCGCCATTTGGTCAGAAGACAAGACCGATGCAGGCCTTCCGCCAAGACTCCTTGGACGTGGCGTGATTGCAAGAGCTTCCGACAACGAATCCACGGTTCTCGTTCGCGAAATCTATTCGAACAGCCGCCGCATTGAAATTGGACACAAAGTCTCCGTAACACATCAAACAAACTTGGTCCAGTGA